In Rhineura floridana isolate rRhiFlo1 chromosome 12, rRhiFlo1.hap2, whole genome shotgun sequence, a single window of DNA contains:
- the LOC133368730 gene encoding caspase-3-like: protein MASQIKSRALIIVNYEFHERNAEKNLISRPGARREADRLFRALSKCNYAVKLHYDLTAKEIEELYEEECCADHGDYFVSILSSHGEEGIIFDCEGQPVQLTQIFQILAPQRCHKLAGKPKIFFIQACRGKEIDPGVWLQTDSGGLQTDSGGPQTERFFHYLSIPQDTAVMFACSPGYASFINWWESMFLKALLELLEGEECHLELARLMTRINWRVAFHFEAKGKYDGGKEMPCFATKMVREVYPFSLQNHGP from the exons ATGGCAAGCCAAATAAAGAGCAGAGCTCTGATCATTGTTAATTATGAATTCCATGAAAGAAATGCAGAAAAGAATCTCATCTCAAGACCAGGAGCCAGGAGGGAAGCAGACAGGCTTTTTAGAGCATTATCCAAGTGCAACTATGCTGTGAAATTGCACTATGACTTGACAGCTAAGGAAATAGAAGAACTTTACGAGGAAG aATGCTGTGCAGATCATGGGGATTATTTTGTAAGTATTCTATCCAGTCACGGAGAAGAAGGGATTATATTTGACTGTGAAGGACAACCAGTTCAGCTCACACAGATTTTCCAGATATTAGCACCCCAAAGATGTCACAAACTGGCTGGAAAGCCCAAAATCTTCTTCATTCAG GCTTGCCGTGGAAAGGAAATTGATCCAGGTGTTTGGTTACAGACAGACAGTGGTGGGTTACAGACAGACAGTGGTGGACCACAGACAGAGCGTTTCTTCCACTATCTCTCCATCCCCCAAGATACTGCAGTAATGTTTGCCTGTAGTCCAG GCTACGCTTCTTTCATCAATTGGTGGGAATCCATGTTCCTCAAGGCCTTGCTGGAGTTGCTAGAAGGAGAGGAATGCCATCTCGAACTTGCTCGTTTGATGACCCGAATTAATTGGAGAGTCGCCTTTCATTTCGAAGCAAAAGGGAAATATGATGGGGGTAAAGAGATGCCCTGCTTTGCCACTAAGATGGTGAGAGAGGTTTACCCCTTCTCCTTGCAAAACCATGGGCCATAA
- the RETSAT gene encoding all-trans-retinol 13,14-reductase produces MWVFLILGALLLLLLFRFWRSRSGSPNPFREDTRRPPAPFVTEKDARKKVLKQVFSKDKVPDNLDAVIIGSGYGGLAAAVILSKAGKRVLVLEQHSKAGGCCHTFNEKGFEFDVGIHYIGQMHENSKQRMIVDQLTDGQLQWAKMDSPFDTVILGDPDNYKKYYVYSKRKEFVEGLKKQFPGEEAGIDKFVALVVKTARGVYDMILLKMLPRPLAWLLYRTGLVFLISPFFRMVSKNLSEVVAEFTSNADLRAVFSYIFPTYGVNPTACSFPLHTILVDHYMKGGWYPQGGASEIAFHSIPIIQRAGGAVLTKAPVQSILVNSQGKACGVSVKKVQDVVNIYAPVVISDAGIFNTYERLLPEKLRALPDIQNLLSKVQHGVGGFSIFIGLRGSKEELGLEAKNCYIYRNNNLDEGFSSYINSSRETAPDKIPFLYVGSPSAKDPLWEKRFPDKSNLIVLAAAKYEWFEDWKEEKVSKRGVEYEGFKNSFVDSMMDTVLKFYPQIKDNIECISSGTPLSNKHYIASPRGELYGADHSISRFQADITATIRPQTPIPNLYLTGQDVFLAGFIGALHGAVICTSAVLQRNLYVDLLQLGKKITASDDKKKN; encoded by the exons ATGTGGGTTTTCCTGATCCTCGGTGCGCTCCTTCTGCTGTTGCTTTTTCGCTTCTGGCGCTCGCGAAGCGGCTCTCCGAATCCCTTCCGTGAAGACACCCGGCGGCCGCCCGCGCCTTTTGTGACCGAGAAAGATGCGCGGAAAAAGGTCCTCAAGCAAG TCTTCTCCAAGGACAAAGTTCCTGACAATCTGGATGCTGTCATCATTGGAAGCGGCTACGGGGGTCTGGCGGCAGCTGTGATACTCTCCAAAGCCGGGAAGCGTGTCCTGGTCCTGGAGCAGCATAGCAAGGCAGGTGGTTGCTGCCATACCTTCAATGAGAAAGGTTTTGAGTTTGACGTAG GGATCCATTACATAGGGCAAATGCACGAGAATTCTAAACAACGCATGATTGTTGACCAGCTCACGGATGGGCAGCTCCAGTGGGCCAAGATGGACTCTCCCTTTGATACAGTCATTCTGGGAGATCCTGACAACTACAAGAAGTATTACGTATACAGCAAGAGGAAGGAATTTGTGGAAGGCCTAAAGAAACAATTTCCAGGGGAAGAAGCTGGCATCGACAAATTTGTGGCACTTGTTGTG AAAACTGCCCGTGGGGTCTATGACATGATTCTTCTGAAAATGCTCCCGAGGCCCTTGGCCTGGCTTCTGTACCGCACTGGCCTGGTGTTCTTGATCTCTCCTTTCTTTAGGATGGTTTCCAAAAATCTTTCGGAAGTGGTAGCTGAGTTCACATCAAATGCGGACCTGAGAGCAGTGTTCAGTTACATCTTCCCTACCTACG GAGTGAATCCTACGGCCTGCAGCTTTCCTTTACATACAATCCTTGTTGACCACTACATGAAGGGTGGATGGTATCCTCAAGGAGGTGCCAGTGAAATTGCATTTCACTCCATCCCCATCATTCAACGGGCTGGAGGGGCTGTCCTCACCAAGGCACCTGTACAGAGTATCTTGGTGAATTCACAAGGAAAAGCCTGTG GTGTAAGCGTAAAGAAAGTTCAGGATGTTGTTAACATCTACGCTCCTGTTGTGATTTCTGATGCTGGCATCTTTAACACCTATGAGCGGCTTCTGCCTGAGAAATTGCGAGCTTTGCCAG ACATTCAGAACCTGCTCTCCAAGGTGCAACATGGTGTGGGAGGATTCAGTATCTTCATAGGACTCAGAGGTTCCAAGGAAGAACTGGGACTGGAAGCCAAAAACTGCTACATCTACCGAAACAACAACCTCGATGAAGG GTTCTCTTCTTATATTAATTCTTCAAGAGAAACTGCTCCAGATAAGATTCCTTTCCTGTATGTTGGATCTCCATCAGCCAAGGACCCACTGTGGGAAAAGAGATTCCCAG ACAAGTCCAATCTAATCGTCCTGGCAGCTGCAAAATACGAATGGTTTGAGGACTGGAAAGAAGAAAAAGTCTCCAAGAGGGGAGTGGAGTACGAGGGCTTCAAGAACAGTTTCGTGGACAGCATGATGGATACAGTTTTGAAATTTTACCCTCAAATAAAAGATAAT ATTGAGTGCATCTCCTCGGGAACTCCTCTCAGCAATAAGCATTACATAGCTTCCCCGCGAGGAGAGTTGTATGGCGCAGACCACAGCATCTCTCGCTTCCAGGCAGACATCACGGCCACAATACGACCTCAGACCCCTATCCCAAACCTCTACCTAACAG GTCAGGATGTCTTTTTAGCTGGCTTTATAGGGGCACTTCATGGAGCTGTTATCTGCACTTCTGCTGTCCTGCAACGTAATCTCTACGTCGACCTCTTGCAGCTAGGCAAGAAAATCACAGCCAGCGATGACAAAAAGAAAAACTGA